A stretch of the Flavobacterium sp. 5 genome encodes the following:
- the tsf gene encoding translation elongation factor Ts: MATITAADVNKLRQTTGAGMMDCKKALVEADGDFDKAIQNLREKGQKVAANRSDRDSSEGAAVSFINADKTKGAIITLNCETDFVGKNEAFVTLAKELVEKAINFSSKEEFLASDFNGITVAEKLIEQTGVIGEKIEIGGFEILEGAFVGSYVHVNKIAALTAISAPIANGDVLTKDISMQVASMGADTLSYKDFDPAFVASELAARIAIIEKENEEAKRLGKTLKNVPKYISFSQLTEEVLKQAEEDAKAELKAEGKPEQIWDKIIPGKVLRFISDNTTLDQEKALLDQNFIKDDSKKVSDHVKGFNVEITGFKRVSLG, from the coding sequence ATGGCAACAATTACTGCTGCAGACGTAAATAAATTAAGACAAACTACAGGTGCCGGAATGATGGACTGTAAAAAAGCTTTAGTTGAAGCTGATGGAGATTTCGATAAAGCTATACAAAACCTTAGAGAAAAAGGACAAAAAGTTGCTGCTAACCGTTCTGACCGTGATTCTTCTGAAGGAGCTGCTGTTTCTTTTATTAATGCTGACAAAACTAAAGGAGCTATCATCACTTTAAACTGCGAAACAGATTTCGTAGGTAAAAATGAGGCTTTCGTAACTTTGGCTAAAGAATTAGTAGAAAAAGCTATCAACTTCTCTTCTAAAGAAGAATTTTTAGCTTCAGATTTCAACGGAATTACTGTTGCTGAAAAATTAATCGAACAAACTGGTGTTATCGGTGAGAAAATCGAAATCGGTGGTTTTGAAATTTTAGAAGGTGCTTTCGTTGGATCTTATGTTCACGTTAACAAAATTGCTGCATTAACTGCAATTTCTGCACCAATTGCTAATGGTGACGTTTTAACTAAAGACATCTCTATGCAAGTTGCTTCTATGGGAGCTGACACCTTATCTTACAAAGATTTTGACCCAGCTTTCGTTGCTTCTGAACTTGCTGCTCGTATTGCTATAATCGAAAAAGAAAATGAAGAAGCAAAACGTTTAGGAAAAACTTTAAAAAATGTTCCTAAATATATTTCTTTCTCTCAATTAACTGAAGAAGTATTAAAACAAGCTGAAGAAGATGCTAAAGCTGAATTAAAAGCTGAAGGTAAACCAGAACAAATTTGGGATAAAATTATTCCAGGAAAAGTTTTACGTTTCATCTCTGACAATACTACTTTAGACCAAGAGAAAGCATTATTAGATCAAAACTTTATCAAAGATGATAGCAAAAAAGTTAGCGATCACGTTAAAGGATTCAACGTTGAAATTACAGGTTTCAAAAGAGTTTCTTTAGGATAA
- a CDS encoding MFS transporter: MIKKYLDNFKDFPKEIWILTLITFINRAGTMVIPFLSKYMKENLQFTYSQIGWVMVFFGIGSIIGTWLSGKLSDKIGFYKVMVFSLFASGIVFILLQYATSFEELCVGILVLTSVADMFRPAMLVCLKTFTAKEDRARAYSLTRAAINLGFLFGPVLGGLIIMQLGYEYIFYVDGATCILAIIVFVLFVKEKKIPVKVHKENKPKVKVSVMKDRPFMLHLVICLITGILFFQIFTTLPLYHKERFNMTEFDSGLLLSLNGLLILLFELPIVNYVSRNKINNHKVISLGLLLMATSFLLLLLPFEAVLIPMMFFMTCGVMLTFPFANSFAMDRSHMQEGKYMAAFTMSYSFAHILSAKTGMEIIQNSGYESNWLFMTGLGVVGTLLVFRLSKMVEKEELKNAAMVTVEVND, translated from the coding sequence ATGATAAAAAAATACCTTGACAATTTTAAAGATTTTCCAAAAGAGATTTGGATCCTTACTTTAATTACATTTATTAACAGAGCTGGGACTATGGTTATTCCCTTTCTGTCGAAGTACATGAAAGAAAATTTACAATTTACTTATAGCCAAATTGGTTGGGTAATGGTTTTCTTTGGAATTGGTTCTATAATTGGAACTTGGTTGAGTGGTAAACTATCTGACAAAATTGGCTTTTATAAAGTCATGGTGTTTAGTTTATTTGCTAGTGGTATAGTATTTATCTTGTTGCAATATGCTACTAGTTTTGAAGAACTATGTGTGGGTATTCTAGTTTTGACTAGTGTTGCCGACATGTTTAGACCTGCAATGTTAGTATGTCTAAAAACATTTACTGCAAAAGAGGATAGAGCTCGAGCTTATTCATTGACACGAGCTGCTATAAATTTAGGATTCCTATTCGGTCCTGTATTAGGAGGATTGATAATTATGCAATTAGGATATGAGTATATATTTTATGTTGATGGAGCTACTTGTATATTGGCAATAATTGTTTTTGTGCTTTTTGTTAAAGAGAAAAAAATTCCAGTTAAAGTGCATAAAGAAAATAAACCTAAAGTAAAAGTTTCAGTAATGAAAGATAGGCCATTTATGTTGCATTTGGTTATTTGTTTGATTACCGGTATTCTTTTCTTTCAGATTTTTACTACATTACCTTTGTATCACAAAGAGCGATTTAATATGACTGAATTTGATAGCGGTTTGCTTTTGAGTTTAAATGGATTGCTTATCTTGCTTTTTGAACTTCCTATAGTGAATTATGTAAGTAGAAATAAAATCAATAATCATAAAGTTATTTCATTAGGTCTGTTATTAATGGCAACTAGTTTCTTGTTGTTGTTGCTTCCTTTTGAAGCCGTTTTGATTCCAATGATGTTCTTTATGACTTGCGGAGTAATGTTGACTTTTCCTTTTGCTAATTCGTTTGCAATGGATAGATCACATATGCAGGAAGGTAAGTATATGGCAGCTTTTACGATGAGTTATAGTTTTGCACATATTTTAAGTGCTAAAACAGGTATGGAGATCATTCAGAATTCAGGCTATGAGTCCAATTGGTTGTTTATGACAGGTCTAGGCGTGGTAGGTACATTACTTGTTTTTAGACTCTCTAAAATGGTTGAAAAAGAAGAATTGAAGAATGCTGCAATGGTTACTGTAGAAGTTAATGATTAA
- a CDS encoding exopolyphosphatase, with the protein MKEKIYYLIACLVLSISTQAQLYGGIEIGSKGIKMTVLQVESIKRNTYDVKEFWTENVGIAAGIGIEGALLTEDIEKAGTVVYNNYKKMLNEYKIEDKNIFIVASSGVGLANNTNDLVVKIKELTNKKIEIISSSLEAKLLLRGCIPPKNYLNSVIIDIGGGNTKGGYAKDINDASVFFPISCDLGTVTLTEIINKKCKQKTVFEFNENLFDYLPTIRESFKKMYTSRAESQDKSNVYISGGAAWAFYTLLTGTKAEENFTQIQYDDILAIRTIAENNYQRFVTNAESNADMKKVLNTYQQKYLIAAFNLLETSLEVIPNIQNKKIYFAKQGQIAWLVSYVFDNAKGVKQIY; encoded by the coding sequence ATGAAAGAAAAAATCTACTATTTAATAGCTTGCCTTGTTCTTTCCATTTCTACACAAGCACAACTCTACGGAGGAATAGAAATAGGAAGTAAAGGAATCAAGATGACCGTTCTACAGGTGGAAAGCATAAAAAGGAACACCTATGATGTAAAAGAATTTTGGACTGAAAATGTTGGAATTGCAGCTGGAATTGGAATTGAAGGAGCTTTATTAACTGAAGATATCGAAAAAGCTGGTACCGTTGTTTACAACAATTACAAAAAAATGCTTAATGAATACAAAATAGAAGACAAAAACATCTTCATTGTGGCTTCATCTGGGGTAGGTTTAGCGAATAATACAAATGATTTAGTTGTAAAAATCAAAGAACTTACCAATAAAAAAATAGAAATTATCTCATCATCACTTGAGGCAAAATTACTTTTAAGAGGCTGTATCCCTCCTAAAAATTATTTAAATTCTGTGATTATTGACATCGGTGGTGGAAATACCAAAGGTGGTTATGCAAAAGACATCAACGATGCTTCAGTATTTTTTCCAATATCATGCGATTTAGGAACAGTAACTTTAACAGAAATTATCAATAAAAAGTGTAAGCAAAAAACAGTTTTTGAATTCAATGAAAATCTTTTTGACTACTTACCTACAATTAGAGAGAGTTTCAAAAAAATGTATACAAGTAGAGCTGAATCACAAGACAAAAGTAATGTTTACATCTCTGGTGGAGCTGCTTGGGCGTTTTATACTTTATTAACAGGAACTAAAGCTGAAGAAAATTTCACACAAATACAATATGATGACATTTTAGCAATTAGAACTATTGCCGAAAATAACTATCAAAGATTTGTTACAAATGCAGAAAGCAATGCTGACATGAAAAAAGTACTAAATACATACCAACAAAAATACTTGATTGCGGCATTTAATCTTTTGGAAACTTCACTTGAAGTTATACCTAACATCCAAAACAAAAAGATTTATTTTGCGAAACAAGGTCAAATTGCTTGGTTAGTAAGTTATGTATTTGATAATGCTAAAGGAGTTAAACAAATATATTAA
- a CDS encoding lipocalin family protein, which translates to MKKLTVLFLSLVALVSVVSCNKDDDNNSSTDASIEGKWQLTQQGDSDKTLAPAVNEGGCATESLEIKTGGTFTVTWFEYFEQKCTQDNGAGTWEKKDNVLTIKEDGETTVLQILEISNTSLKLKGSDEDGEYVNVYTRK; encoded by the coding sequence ATGAAAAAATTAACCGTATTATTTTTGTCTTTAGTAGCATTAGTATCAGTTGTATCTTGTAATAAAGACGATGACAACAATTCTTCAACAGATGCATCAATTGAAGGAAAATGGCAATTAACTCAACAAGGCGATTCAGACAAAACCCTTGCACCGGCAGTAAACGAAGGCGGTTGTGCAACAGAAAGTCTTGAAATTAAAACAGGTGGAACATTTACCGTAACATGGTTTGAGTATTTTGAACAAAAATGTACTCAAGATAATGGAGCAGGAACTTGGGAAAAGAAGGACAACGTTCTTACTATAAAAGAAGATGGTGAAACTACTGTGCTTCAAATTCTAGAAATAAGCAATACTAGCTTAAAATTAAAAGGAAGTGATGAAGATGGAGAATACGTTAATGTTTACACTAGAAAATAA
- a CDS encoding DNA-3-methyladenine glycosylase I, giving the protein MELKRCGWCLSSDLYKEYHDKEWGVPVYDDQTLFEFLLLETFQAGLSWITILNKRENFRNAFDNFDYKKIANYSEDKIQKILLDAGIIRNKLKVYSAVSNAQAFIKIQEEFGSFSKYIWDFVDGKPIDNNRKSLKEVVATTPLSDTISKDLKKRGFKFVGSTVVYAHMQATGMVNDHVEDCWKKQ; this is encoded by the coding sequence ATGGAACTCAAAAGATGCGGATGGTGTTTATCCAGCGATTTATACAAAGAATACCACGACAAAGAATGGGGTGTTCCTGTTTATGATGACCAAACATTATTTGAATTCTTGTTACTCGAAACCTTTCAAGCGGGTTTGAGCTGGATTACAATCCTCAACAAAAGAGAAAATTTTCGCAATGCTTTTGACAATTTCGACTATAAAAAAATAGCCAATTATTCCGAAGATAAAATCCAGAAAATACTTTTAGACGCTGGTATTATCAGAAACAAACTCAAAGTTTATTCTGCTGTTTCCAATGCACAAGCTTTTATAAAAATCCAAGAAGAATTTGGTAGTTTTTCCAAATACATCTGGGATTTTGTAGATGGGAAACCAATTGACAACAATCGTAAATCATTAAAAGAAGTTGTTGCCACTACTCCACTTTCAGATACTATCAGCAAAGATTTAAAAAAACGTGGATTCAAATTCGTAGGATCTACAGTAGTTTACGCCCATATGCAAGCCACTGGAATGGTCAATGATCATGTAGAAGATTGCTGGAAAAAACAGTAA
- the thiS gene encoding sulfur carrier protein ThiS produces the protein MELKINNQTKQFATDSLTVQTLLDLEIPDKQNGIALAINNTVIPKSDWNSHFIKETDDILIISATQGG, from the coding sequence ATGGAGCTAAAAATCAACAATCAAACAAAACAATTTGCCACCGACAGCTTAACTGTTCAGACACTTCTTGACTTGGAAATTCCCGATAAACAAAACGGAATCGCCTTAGCTATCAACAATACCGTAATTCCAAAATCTGATTGGAATTCTCATTTCATCAAAGAAACCGACGACATTTTAATTATTTCAGCCACACAAGGAGGATAA
- the thiC gene encoding phosphomethylpyrimidine synthase ThiC → MNNEEKISRTPFPNSKKVYIEGEIHPIKVAMREISLADTKMSNGRIEKNPSITVYDTSGPFTDPNIEIDIRKGLPRIREQWILDRNDVEELTEISSEYGKTRLNDGKLDHLRFEYLHKPMRAKKGANVSQLYYAKQGIITPEMEYIAIRENQRIEQLNEQTNAMQCQHNGHSFGANTPKSKITPEFVRSEVARGRAIIPNNINHPESEPMIVGRNFLVKINANIGNSAVTSSIEEEVEKAVWACRWGADTIMDLSTGKNIHETREWIIRNSPVPIGTVPIYQALEKVNGIAEDLTWEVFRDTLIEQAEQGVSYFTIHAGVLLRYIHLTANRVTGIVSRGGSIMAKWCLFHHKENFLYTHFEDICEIMKQYDVAFSLGDGLRPGSIADANDAAQFAELETLGELTKIAWRHDVQVFIEGPGHVPMHMIKENMDKQLEHCDEAPFYTLGPLTTDIAPGYDHITSAIGAAMIGWYGCAMLCYVTPKEHLGLPNKKDVKDGVITYKIAAHAADLAKGHPGSQYRDNALSKARFEFRWEDQFNLSLDPDTAREFHDETLPADGAKVAHFCSMCGPKFCSMKISQEIRDVAEAERGMQEKSEEFIEQGKEIYI, encoded by the coding sequence ATGAACAACGAAGAAAAAATTTCAAGAACCCCGTTTCCAAACTCTAAGAAAGTATATATCGAAGGTGAAATCCATCCGATAAAAGTAGCAATGCGTGAAATTTCACTCGCAGATACTAAAATGTCAAATGGAAGAATTGAAAAAAACCCATCAATAACTGTTTACGACACTTCAGGTCCATTCACAGATCCAAATATAGAAATCGACATCCGAAAAGGATTGCCTCGTATCCGTGAACAATGGATTTTAGACCGTAATGATGTAGAAGAATTAACCGAAATCTCTTCCGAATACGGAAAAACCCGTTTGAATGACGGTAAACTCGATCACCTACGTTTTGAATATTTACACAAACCAATGCGCGCCAAAAAAGGAGCTAACGTTTCTCAATTGTATTATGCAAAGCAAGGAATTATTACGCCCGAAATGGAATACATTGCGATTCGTGAAAACCAACGTATCGAACAATTAAACGAGCAAACCAATGCAATGCAATGCCAACATAACGGACATAGTTTTGGAGCCAACACACCAAAATCTAAAATCACTCCCGAATTTGTTCGTAGCGAAGTAGCTAGAGGCCGTGCTATTATTCCAAATAACATCAACCATCCTGAAAGCGAACCGATGATTGTTGGTCGTAACTTTTTGGTAAAAATCAACGCTAATATCGGAAATAGCGCCGTGACTTCAAGTATCGAAGAAGAAGTAGAAAAAGCCGTTTGGGCTTGTCGTTGGGGAGCTGACACTATTATGGATTTATCAACAGGTAAAAACATTCACGAAACAAGAGAATGGATTATCCGTAACTCTCCTGTACCAATTGGAACAGTGCCTATATATCAAGCTTTAGAAAAAGTAAATGGTATTGCAGAAGACTTAACTTGGGAAGTTTTCCGTGACACCTTAATCGAACAAGCAGAACAAGGAGTTTCTTATTTTACTATTCACGCTGGAGTATTATTGCGTTACATCCATTTGACAGCTAATCGTGTAACAGGAATTGTATCCCGTGGTGGTTCAATTATGGCAAAATGGTGTTTGTTTCATCACAAAGAAAACTTCTTATACACCCATTTCGAAGATATTTGCGAGATTATGAAGCAGTACGATGTTGCTTTTTCATTAGGAGATGGATTACGTCCGGGTTCTATTGCCGATGCCAATGATGCTGCACAATTTGCCGAATTAGAAACTTTAGGTGAATTAACAAAGATTGCTTGGAGGCACGATGTACAAGTATTCATCGAAGGACCAGGTCACGTGCCAATGCATATGATTAAAGAAAATATGGATAAACAATTGGAACATTGTGATGAAGCTCCATTTTACACTTTAGGACCATTAACTACAGATATTGCTCCAGGTTACGATCACATTACTTCTGCTATTGGCGCAGCAATGATTGGCTGGTACGGTTGCGCAATGTTGTGTTATGTAACACCAAAAGAACACCTTGGATTACCGAATAAAAAAGATGTAAAAGATGGTGTTATCACTTATAAGATTGCCGCACACGCAGCTGATTTAGCCAAAGGTCATCCAGGATCACAATACCGCGACAATGCTTTGAGTAAAGCACGTTTCGAATTCCGTTGGGAAGACCAATTCAACTTGTCGTTAGATCCAGATACTGCAAGAGAATTTCACGATGAAACCTTACCAGCTGATGGTGCTAAAGTTGCACATTTCTGCTCGATGTGTGGGCCTAAATTCTGTTCAATGAAAATCTCTCAGGAAATTCGTGACGTTGCCGAAGCCGAAAGAGGAATGCAGGAGAAATCAGAAGAGTTTATTGAACAAGGAAAAGAGATTTACATATAA
- a CDS encoding thiamine phosphate synthase: protein MIVITSPTLVTNEIEIIHALFEEGLQLLHIRKPDYSEEEMKIFLSEIKKDFRQQLVLHSHHQQASAFGINRIHFTEKERYEATEESLKNWKKNGFKLSTSIHQMIDFEELSNEFDYAFFGPVFESISKLNYISNLDFKTELKHKKNSVKLVAIGGITSKNIKTALGYGFDNVALLGTIWNSNHAIENFKLCQQIVLTY from the coding sequence ATGATAGTAATTACAAGCCCTACTTTAGTTACAAACGAAATTGAAATTATTCATGCTCTTTTTGAAGAGGGCTTGCAATTACTACATATCCGAAAACCTGATTATTCGGAGGAAGAAATGAAAATTTTCTTATCCGAAATAAAGAAAGATTTTAGACAACAATTGGTTTTACATAGTCATCATCAACAAGCTTCTGCATTTGGAATTAATCGTATACATTTTACGGAAAAAGAGAGATACGAAGCAACGGAAGAAAGTTTAAAAAATTGGAAGAAAAATGGATTTAAACTCTCTACTTCTATCCATCAAATGATTGATTTTGAAGAACTATCTAATGAATTTGATTATGCTTTTTTTGGCCCAGTTTTCGAAAGTATTTCAAAACTAAATTACATTTCAAATCTTGACTTTAAAACAGAATTAAAACATAAAAAAAATAGTGTTAAGCTAGTTGCAATTGGAGGAATTACATCTAAAAACATCAAAACTGCATTAGGATATGGCTTTGATAATGTAGCACTTTTAGGCACCATTTGGAACAGTAATCATGCAATAGAAAATTTTAAATTATGTCAGCAAATCGTCCTTACGTATTAA
- a CDS encoding hydroxymethylpyrimidine/phosphomethylpyrimidine kinase: protein MSANRPYVLTIAGFDPSAGAGVLADIKTFEQHGVYGFAINTANTIQTENEFLEIQWTDLSFVLESIKKLFDNYTIKVVKIGIIPSLEYLKEIVFMIKKLSSKTKIVWDTVLKSSTNFNFTTIENRLQLTEILNQIDLITPNYNEIKIIFPNFSPLSCFIDFLSPLQKEVSCSVLLKGGHNPNEMGVDYLYTENAVHQLLPKKVECFEKHGSGCVLSSAITANIALELNLKTACEKAKIYTENYLLSNSTKLGFHYV, encoded by the coding sequence ATGTCAGCAAATCGTCCTTACGTATTAACCATTGCAGGCTTTGATCCTTCGGCTGGAGCTGGGGTTTTAGCAGATATTAAAACATTTGAACAGCATGGAGTGTATGGTTTTGCAATCAACACTGCTAATACAATTCAAACCGAAAATGAGTTTTTAGAAATACAATGGACTGACTTATCTTTTGTTTTGGAATCGATAAAAAAATTGTTTGATAATTATACTATCAAAGTGGTAAAAATAGGAATTATACCATCGCTAGAGTATTTGAAAGAAATTGTTTTTATGATAAAAAAACTTTCATCAAAAACAAAAATTGTCTGGGATACGGTTTTAAAATCTTCAACTAATTTCAATTTTACAACTATTGAGAATCGCCTGCAATTGACTGAAATCCTAAACCAGATTGATTTAATTACTCCAAATTATAATGAAATTAAAATCATTTTTCCAAACTTCTCCCCTCTCTCTTGCTTCATCGATTTTTTATCTCCCCTGCAAAAAGAGGTTAGTTGTTCAGTTTTACTAAAAGGTGGTCACAATCCTAATGAAATGGGCGTTGATTATTTATATACTGAAAATGCAGTACATCAACTTTTACCTAAAAAAGTAGAATGCTTTGAAAAACATGGATCTGGTTGCGTATTATCATCAGCGATTACTGCCAACATAGCATTGGAACTAAACTTAAAAACAGCTTGTGAAAAAGCAAAAATATATACCGAAAACTATTTATTATCTAACTCAACTAAACTAGGATTCCATTATGTATAA
- a CDS encoding thiamine phosphate synthase gives MYNKLQYISQGESVEEQLYNIHHALDSGCDWIQMRFKHQKPKKTFALAEAVKFLCEEYLANFIVNDDVHLANEFAADGVHLGLSDMEIVEARTILGKTKIIGGTANTFEDIQNHIKNGCDYVGLGPFRFTTTKKKLSPILGIDGYQSIIEELKNQNLEIPIYAIGGVTLNDIEDLMQTGIHGIAVSGLITESPSKTELITQLNEKLYGNVIV, from the coding sequence ATGTATAACAAACTACAATATATCTCTCAAGGAGAAAGCGTCGAAGAACAATTGTACAATATTCATCATGCGCTAGATAGCGGTTGCGATTGGATTCAAATGCGATTCAAACATCAAAAACCAAAAAAAACCTTTGCTTTGGCGGAAGCCGTAAAATTTCTATGCGAAGAATATCTCGCTAATTTCATTGTTAATGACGATGTGCATTTAGCCAACGAATTTGCTGCAGATGGAGTTCATTTAGGACTTTCGGATATGGAAATTGTAGAAGCCAGAACTATTCTAGGCAAAACTAAAATCATTGGTGGCACTGCAAATACCTTCGAAGATATTCAAAATCACATTAAAAACGGTTGCGATTATGTTGGTTTGGGGCCTTTTCGATTCACAACAACCAAAAAAAAATTGAGCCCAATTTTAGGAATAGATGGCTATCAATCAATTATCGAAGAATTGAAAAACCAAAATCTTGAGATTCCGATTTATGCGATTGGCGGTGTTACTCTAAACGATATTGAAGATCTAATGCAAACTGGAATTCACGGAATTGCGGTTTCAGGATTGATTACAGAAAGCCCATCCAAAACGGAACTAATTACACAACTTAACGAAAAATTATATGGCAATGTCATTGTTTAA
- a CDS encoding thiazole synthase, translated as MAMSLFNIGDKTLQSRLFLGTGKFGSNQQMEEAILASGSELVTVALKRIDLETETDAILAHLKHPQINLLPNTSGARNAKEAIFAAQLAREALETNWLKLEIHPDPKYLLPDPIETLKATEELAKLGFIVLPYIHADPVLCKRLEDAGTSAVMPLGSPIGTNKGLKTIDFLEIIIEQSKVPVIIDAGIGAPSDAAKAMELGADAVLVNTAIAVAGNPKLMAEAFKEAVIAGRKAYEAKLGQQFEHAVASSPLTAFLYD; from the coding sequence ATGGCAATGTCATTGTTTAATATAGGAGATAAAACACTTCAATCCAGACTGTTTTTGGGAACTGGGAAATTCGGTTCTAACCAGCAGATGGAAGAAGCCATTTTGGCTTCAGGGAGCGAATTAGTTACAGTTGCTTTGAAACGTATTGATTTAGAAACCGAAACCGATGCTATTTTAGCACATCTCAAACATCCACAAATTAATTTGCTTCCGAACACTTCCGGCGCTCGAAATGCTAAAGAAGCCATTTTCGCAGCTCAACTAGCGAGAGAAGCATTAGAAACCAATTGGCTAAAACTGGAAATTCATCCCGATCCAAAATATCTATTACCAGATCCTATCGAAACGTTGAAAGCTACAGAAGAGTTAGCCAAACTAGGCTTTATTGTTTTGCCTTATATTCACGCTGATCCTGTTTTATGCAAACGATTAGAAGATGCTGGAACATCGGCTGTAATGCCTTTGGGTTCGCCTATTGGAACTAACAAAGGATTAAAAACCATTGATTTTTTAGAAATTATTATTGAACAAAGCAAAGTTCCTGTAATAATAGACGCTGGAATTGGCGCTCCATCTGATGCTGCCAAAGCAATGGAATTGGGTGCTGATGCTGTTTTGGTAAACACTGCTATTGCTGTAGCAGGAAATCCAAAATTGATGGCAGAAGCTTTCAAAGAAGCTGTAATTGCGGGTCGAAAAGCTTATGAAGCTAAACTAGGGCAACAATTTGAGCATGCTGTCGCTTCAAGTCCTTTGACAGCTTTTTTATATGACTAA
- a CDS encoding GxxExxY protein, producing MTENDISFKIRGAIFKVHNTLGPGLFESVYESALFYELTKLDLKVERQLTINIPYNEIILDVAFKIDLLVEDKVIIELKSVEDLAPIHYKQITNYLKLTNKKLGILVNFNTLTILNDIKRIANKI from the coding sequence ATGACAGAAAACGACATATCCTTCAAAATAAGAGGAGCAATTTTCAAAGTGCACAATACTCTCGGGCCAGGTTTATTTGAATCTGTTTATGAAAGTGCTTTATTTTATGAATTAACAAAACTTGACTTAAAAGTAGAAAGACAACTCACAATTAATATTCCTTATAACGAAATCATTTTAGATGTTGCTTTTAAAATTGATTTATTAGTAGAAGATAAAGTAATTATTGAATTGAAATCTGTAGAAGATTTAGCTCCCATTCATTATAAACAAATTACAAATTATTTAAAGCTTACTAATAAAAAACTAGGAATACTTGTCAACTTCAATACTTTAACCATTTTAAATGATATTAAGCGAATTGCAAATAAAATATAG